The following proteins are co-located in the Candidatus Aquicultor sp. genome:
- a CDS encoding integrase core domain-containing protein produces FGRLKDEWADVFAAAQSESEVIKLINKALSYYNEKRRHSAIDYLAPDGFIKRELTVVTV; encoded by the coding sequence CTTTGGCAGGTTAAAGGATGAGTGGGCGGACGTGTTTGCCGCCGCTCAGAGCGAAAGTGAGGTGATTAAGCTTATCAACAAAGCGCTCTCGTACTATAATGAAAAGCGTCGGCACTCTGCAATCGATTATCTTGCGCCGGACGGCTTCATCAAACGAGAGCTTACAGTAGTGACAGTGTAA